The genomic region ACCCAAAAATAGTGTCAGCTTCAAGGTATATGGTCGTTATGCCCTGTTTACTGATCCAGTCACCAAAATTGGTGGTGAGAAATGTAGTTATCACCTACCTACTTATGAAGCTATAAAAGGTGTTCTGAAATCCATTTACTGGAAACCCACAATCATCTGGTATGTGGACAGGGTGAGAGTAATGGAATCTCTACGA from Gammaproteobacteria bacterium harbors:
- the cas5 gene encoding CRISPR-associated protein Cas5, which codes for MHDKPKNSVSFKVYGRYALFTDPVTKIGGEKCSYHLPTYEAIKGVLKSIYWKPTIIWYVDRVRVMESLR